In Bradyrhizobium sp. 170, the DNA window TCTCTCCGAGCAGATCTCGACCGCCGGCATGGAAGCCTCCGGCACCGGCAACATGAAGCTGGCGCTCAACGGCGCGCTCACTATCGGCACGCTGGACGGCGCCAATATCGAAATCCGCGACCATGTCGGCGCGGAGAACATCGCGATCTTCGGCATGGAGGCCGGCGACGTCATGGTCCGCCGCAAGCAGGGGCTGGACGCAACGGACGTGATCAGCCGCTCGCCGCGGCTGGCGCGGGCGATTACCGCCATCGAGAGCGGCGCGTTCTCGCCCGACGATCCCGCCCGCTTTGCCGCCATGGGTCACGCGCTGCGCTATCTCGACCACTACATGGTCTCGGCCGATTTCGATTCCTACTACGCGGCCCAGCGCGGCATCGACGCCCGCTGGCAGGTGGTGCCGGCCTGGACCCGCGCCTCGATCCTCAACGTCGCACGGATGCCGTGGTTCTCCTCCGACCGCACCATCCGGGAGTATGCCGAGGATATCTGGCACGTGCCGGTGCGCGCGGCCGCGCCGGTGCCGGAGACAAGCGCCCAGCGCGAGGCGACGCGGTAAATCCCGGCGGGCGGAAATCCATTACCTCGGGCGTTATTGAATTCGGCCAAAGAGTCGCGATACTCCATCCGCCGTCATTGCGAGGAGCGTAGCGACGAAGCAATCCATCCCTCCGCTTGCGGCGCGATGGATTGCTTCGCTCCGCTCGCAATGACGGCGTTTGCGGCAACTGCGTCGCGTCCCTCGAGATCGAAGAGTGTCCATGCTTACCAAGACCGCTCACCTTTTCGACGACGCCACGCGTGTCACCGCCGGCGATAGCTGCTGGCAGGGCAGAACCAGCCCGGACTACTGGGCGTTTGTCGGCCCGTTCGGCGGCTGCACGGCCGCCACCATCCTGCGCGCCCTGATCGACCATCCGCAGCGGGCGGGCGATCCGCTGTCGCTGACCGTGAATTTCTGCGCGCCGGTCGCCGAAGGCGCTTTCGATCTCGACGTTCGCCTGGTCAAGGCCAACCGCTCGAGCCAGCATTGGTGCGTGGAGATGACGCAGGGCGGCGGCGACGTCGCGACGCTGGCCACCGCCGTGTTCGCCGAGCGCCGTCCGTCCTGGTCGCACCAGCAGGCGGCTTTTCCCGGCGCTGCGCCATTTGAGCAGGCGCGCGCGTTTCCGAACACGCCGATGACGTGGACGCACCAGTATGATTTCCGCTTCGTCGAGGGCGAGCCGAGTTTCTACGGCTCGCCAGCGGCATCGCCGCTCGACGCGTACTCGAAGCAGTGGATCGGCGACCGCGTGCCGCGAAAGATCGACATGCTGTCGCTGATGTCGATGTCGGATGCGTTCTTCGGCCGGGTCTTTCTGGCGCGCCGGGAATTGATGCCGTTCGGCACGGTATCGATCACGACGTATTTCCACACGGCGTCAGACGACCTCGCGGCCGAGGATATCACGCGGGTGCTGGCGGTGGCGGATGCCAAGATCTTCCACAGGAGCTATGGCGACCAGAACGGCGAATTGTGGTCGCCGTCGGGACGGTTGCTCGCGACGACAACGCAGATCGCCTATTTCAAGGCGTAGCGGAACGTTAAAGCGCCGGCTCTCTTGTAGGGTGGGCAAAGGCGCCCTTGCGCCGTGCCCACCATGTATCCGATTGTTGCGTGGAAATGGTGGGCACGCTTCGCTTTGCCCACCCTACGCTTTCATCGAAAGGCGGCCTGATGTCTGACGCCGAAACTGCCCGCATCGCCCTGCTCGGCGTTCCCATCGAGATCGGGGCCTCGCAACTCGGGACCTTGATGGGACCGGACGCGCTGCGCACCGCGGGCATCGGCCGCATCCTCGATCAGCTCGGCTTTGCCGTCGAGGACCACGGCAACATGGCCACGCCTGGCGCTGCTTCCGACGAGGGCCCGCCGCCGGCGAATGCCAAATATTACGACACGATCAAGGGCTGGATCCGCGAGCTCAGCGAGCGTTCCTATTCACTGGCGCGCTCCGGCGCCGTTCCAATCTTCATGGGCGGCGATCACTCGCTGTCGATGGGATCGGTGAACGGCGTTGCGCGCCACTGGCAGGAGCAGGGCCGGCCGCTGTTCGTCATGTGGCTCGATGCCCACGCCGACTACAACACGCCGCAGACCACGGAGACCGGCAACATGCACGGCATGTCGGCGGCCTTTCTGTGCGGCGAAAGTGGCCTCGACGGGCTGCTCGGCAACCATCCACGCGCCTCGATCGGTCCCGACAGGCTCGACCTGTTCGGCATCCGCTCGATCGATCCCTTGGAGAAGAAGCTGGTGTTCGAGCGCGGCGTCGCGATCGCCGACATGCGCGCGATCGACGAGTTCGGCGTCGGCGTGCTGATCCGCAAGGTCATCGATCGCGTGCAGGCGCAGAACGGCGTGCTGCATTTGAGCTTCGACGTCGATTTTCTCGATCCCGCGGTCGCGCCCGGCGTCGGCACCACGGTGCCGGGCGGCGCGACCTATCGCGAGGCGCATCTGATCATGGAGCTGCTGCACGATTCGGATCTGGTGCGCTCGGTCGATATCGTCGAGCTCAACCCGTTTCTCGACGAACGCGGCCGCACCGCGCGCGTCGCCGTCGAACTGATCGGCAGCCTGTTCGGACTGCAGATCACCGACCGGCGAACGCCGAGCAATGCGGTGCTTCCGGGCAATAGCTCGAGCTGAGGCTAATGCTGGTCCAGGCTCATGATGACGTGCACGAGACAGCCATTCACGGTGCGCCCCGGCGGATGCGAGGATGACGGCGTCGCGACGTGGAAGTCGCCGGCCTTCAGATTGAGATCGCCGAATGAGAGGTCGCCCTCGAGCACCAGCGACTGTTCGTCCGTATCGTGCGAATGCGGATGATAGGACGCACCGGGCGCCATCCGGATCAACAGATATTGCCGGTTCTGCGCGCGGTCGACATGCAGCAGGCGCCCCTTGATGCCGGGGCTGATTTCGAACCAGTTCGCCGTCCCCGCACGCTTGGTCAAGGTGCCCGGCAGGTCGGCGCCCTCGCCTTCGATCCGGTCGAGAATCTTTTCGAACATGCCTCCTGGCGGTGGCTCGGCCTGTTCCGCCGGCAGATCGGAAAACATGCCCTCCCAGTATTCGACCTGGGCCCGCAGCGCCTCGTCCGATTTCAGCCGCTTGGCAAAGGCGCGGCTGTCCTCCTGGCCGAGCAGCCCAAGGACATACTCCGCCGCCTCGCTGGCCCCGGGCTTCACTGGCTTAGACATAGCTGCAACTTCTCAACAGCACGGTGAATCCAGGTCTTGATCGTTCCAACCGGAACGGACGAATGCTCGGCCAGCTCCTCGTAGCTCAGGCCGTAATAGTAGGCCAAAAGGACGGATTGCCGGTAATTTTGTTCCAGAAGACCCAGGCACCTTCGCAGGTCTGGCGCCAAACCAGGATCGCGCGACGCCTGATCTGACAGCGCCTCGACCAGGGCCGTGACGCTCTCGTCGGTCAGCGATACCGGCCCGGTCCGGCGCGCCGGCAGCCGGTCCAGCGCGACACGGCGCACGACCGT includes these proteins:
- a CDS encoding thioesterase family protein, producing the protein MLTKTAHLFDDATRVTAGDSCWQGRTSPDYWAFVGPFGGCTAATILRALIDHPQRAGDPLSLTVNFCAPVAEGAFDLDVRLVKANRSSQHWCVEMTQGGGDVATLATAVFAERRPSWSHQQAAFPGAAPFEQARAFPNTPMTWTHQYDFRFVEGEPSFYGSPAASPLDAYSKQWIGDRVPRKIDMLSLMSMSDAFFGRVFLARRELMPFGTVSITTYFHTASDDLAAEDITRVLAVADAKIFHRSYGDQNGELWSPSGRLLATTTQIAYFKA
- the rocF gene encoding arginase, which encodes MSDAETARIALLGVPIEIGASQLGTLMGPDALRTAGIGRILDQLGFAVEDHGNMATPGAASDEGPPPANAKYYDTIKGWIRELSERSYSLARSGAVPIFMGGDHSLSMGSVNGVARHWQEQGRPLFVMWLDAHADYNTPQTTETGNMHGMSAAFLCGESGLDGLLGNHPRASIGPDRLDLFGIRSIDPLEKKLVFERGVAIADMRAIDEFGVGVLIRKVIDRVQAQNGVLHLSFDVDFLDPAVAPGVGTTVPGGATYREAHLIMELLHDSDLVRSVDIVELNPFLDERGRTARVAVELIGSLFGLQITDRRTPSNAVLPGNSSS
- a CDS encoding cupin domain-containing protein, with the translated sequence MSKPVKPGASEAAEYVLGLLGQEDSRAFAKRLKSDEALRAQVEYWEGMFSDLPAEQAEPPPGGMFEKILDRIEGEGADLPGTLTKRAGTANWFEISPGIKGRLLHVDRAQNRQYLLIRMAPGASYHPHSHDTDEQSLVLEGDLSFGDLNLKAGDFHVATPSSSHPPGRTVNGCLVHVIMSLDQH
- a CDS encoding sigma-70 family RNA polymerase sigma factor, with the translated sequence MRQIPEDDLGQVLRSVAKGDRAAFRRLYEQAAPTLFGICCRILRDRNAAEDAFQEAMLRIWQKSYLYDPAKGGAMNWMVTVVRRVALDRLPARRTGPVSLTDESVTALVEALSDQASRDPGLAPDLRRCLGLLEQNYRQSVLLAYYYGLSYEELAEHSSVPVGTIKTWIHRAVEKLQLCLSQ